In a single window of the Zea mays cultivar B73 chromosome 5, Zm-B73-REFERENCE-NAM-5.0, whole genome shotgun sequence genome:
- the LOC100282493 gene encoding uncharacterized LOC100282493 precursor: MSQLSPAGHMAATLLLILLASAAAAAVSADQQVSACQNDIDALWRSCKQFVQKEGPKMPPSEDCCKTIKALDAHASCICDYVGSPDARNKLDLDKVFFVTKQCGVTVPKGCGSKQD; this comes from the exons ATGTCCCAGCTGAGCCCTGCTGGCCACATGGCTGCgacgctcctcctcatcctcctggcctccgcagcagcagcagcggtgTCAGCTGACCAACAGGTCTCTGCCTGCCAGAATGACATAGACGCACTGTGGCGCAGCTGCAAGCAGTTCGTCCAGAAGGAGGGGCCCAAGATGCCTCCGTCCGAGGACTGCTGCAAAACCATCAAGGCCTTAGACGCGCACGCGTCCTGCATCTGCGACTACGTCGGCTCCCCGGACGCCAGGAATAAGCTAGACCTGGACAAGGTGTTCTTCGTTACCAAACAGTGCGGCGTCACCGTCCCCAAGGGCTGCG GATCAAAGCAGGACTGA
- the LOC103626265 gene encoding putative pentatricopeptide repeat-containing protein At1g12700, mitochondrial-like — MRLLAAAARQSNTPQRILVTLHHFISTATTTTSSSAYDPTAQFIHPDQHRLLPLPASLRRHAVLALADLLKTSLQCHLALHAVSPLSGSPYSTPFASRFAAAAHLATSDPALRPFAAILIAALLPVASSDLLLWSSSDSASGSARAHYCALRLALHAFLAAGMAAEALDVLARVRRSGNTPSLSALSALLRLLFRSGEVRAAWNVFEEMTAEGPRPSLATFNAMLLGFCHRGMVRVASGLLGIMGKSGIAPDVCSYNILIKGHCVFGWSRDAFKMFEGMHRSGCEPTVVTYNILVDVLCHEGRMPEARRLFDEMAQVGIQVNTITFNVLIDGYAKSGQMDQASAAYREMQARGLVPDSCTFNIIAARAHKFGYAAQLVHDHDMFSSHMSADGLDMLVCRLCWDHRLDDAWELLLGAIEQGVPLRVTGFNALIAAYSKEGLHEEASELYRIMNKLGLAPSSSTFNYLIMGLCNQGRLDEAQLLLEHMVSKGYCLSTSFTICLDAYFRDGNAVGALKCWDDMGNIGLQTDFIAFSAYINGLCRLDCVNEAYQAFAEMTSRGIVPNNITYNSIISALCKAGNMTEALKLVQNMRQSGLVPDIYTSNILIDGLCREGKLKMVDNLLLDMCSNGLTPDTVTYNTIINAYCRAQDMNSAMNFMNKMLVAGCEPDIFTYNIWMHSLCRNHMLNQAGKLLDELVAVDCSPNSVTYNTLMDGICSDVLDRAMILTGRLIKMAFKPNTITLNVFLSHFCKQGFGNRALMWAEKLREDSFVFDGATRNIIDWARREMEDDPKANNEDIGRCMFLEFLMFMTYEAMLNSRSSKATHMLTEKGFDPASSSMIRILDTG, encoded by the coding sequence ATGCGCCTCCTCGCCGCCGCGGCGAGACAATCCAATACACCGCAGCGTATTCTCGTCACCCTCCACCACTTCATATCCACAGCGACGACGACCACGTCCTCCTCGGCATACGATCCAACCGCGCAGTTCATCCATCCTGACCAGCATCGTCTCTTGCCACTGCCAGCATCTCTCCGCCGTCACGCCGTCCTCGCACTCGCGGACCTTCTCAAGACCTCCCTGCAATGCCACCTTGCGCTCCACGCTGTCAGCCCACTCTCTGGCTCCCCCTACTCCACCCCGTTCGCCTCCCGcttcgccgccgccgcccacctcGCCACGTCGGATCCCGCGCTTCGCCCCTTTGCAGCGATCCTCATCGCAGCGCTCCTCCCGGTCGCCTCCTCGGACCTCCTTTTGTGGTCGTCCAGTGACAGTGCCAGCGGGAGCGCGCGCGCCCACTACTGCGCGCTCCGGCTCGCGCTCCACGCATTCCTCGCCGCGGGCATGGCAGCAGAGGCACTCGACGTGCTCGCGCGCGTCCGCCGCTCTGGTAACACGCCCAGCCTCTCCGCGTTGTCTGCATTGCTGCGCCTTCTATTCCGAAGCGGGGAGGTCCGCGCTGCCTGGAACGTGTTCGAGGAAATGACCGCAGAAGGACCACGGCCGAGCCTCGCCACCTTCAACGCCATGCTCCTCGGGTTCTGCCACAGGGGGATGGTGCGAGTCGCCTCCGGGCTGCTTGGGATCATGGGGAAGTCTGGTATCGCCCCCGACGTGTGCAGCTATAACATTCTCATCAAGGGGCACTGTGTGTTTGGGTGGTCCCGGGACGCCTTCAAGATGTTTGAAGGAATGCACAGGTCAGGGTGTGAGCCAACAGTTGTGACATATAACATACTAGTGGATGTTCTGTGCCATGAGGGGAGGATGCCAGAAGCAAGGAGGTTGTTCGATGAAATGGCCCAGGTGGGGATCCAAGTAAATACAATCACGTTCAATGTTTTGATTGATGGATATGCAAAGAGTGGACAGATGGATCAGGCCAGTGCAGCCTATAGGGAGATGCAAGCGAGGGGATTAGTGCCAGACTCCTGCACCTTCAACATTATTGCTGCTAGAGCTCACAAGTTCGGGTATGCTGCCCAGTTAGTCCATGACCATGACATGTTTAGTTCACATATGTCGGCTGATGGGTTGGATATGTTGGTCTGTAGGCTTTGTTGGGATCATCGATTGGATGATGCCTGGGAGCTTCTGCTTGGTGCTATTGAGCAGGGTGTTCCATTGCGTGTTACTGGATTTAATGCATTGATCGCTGCTTATAGTAAGGAGGGACTCCATGAAGAAGCTTCTGAACTGTATAGAATTATGAACAAGTTAGGACTGGCACCATCCTCGTCTACTTTTAATTACTTGATAATGGGGCTCTGCAATCAAGGAAGACTTGATGAGGCACAGCTTCTTTTAGAGCACATGGTTAGCAAAGGATATTGTCTAAGTACATCATTTACTATCTGCTTGGATGCATACTTCAGAGACGGTAATGCAGTTGGCGCACTGAAATGCTGGGATGATATGGGCAATATTGGTTTGCAGACTGATTTTATTGCCTTCTCAGCATATATTAATGGCCTATGCCGATTAGATTGCGTGAATGAGGCTTATCAGGCATTTGCTGAGATGACAAGCAGAGGAATTGTACCAAACAATATTACTTACAACTCCATCATATCTGCACTTTGTAAGGCAGGCAATATGACTGAAGCCTTGAAGTTAGTTCAGAATATGAGGCAGAGTGGCCTTGTTCCTGACATTTACACAAGCAACATTCTAATCGACGGTTTGTGCAGAGAAGGAAAGCTGAAGATGGTGGACAACCTTTTATTGGATATGTGCAGTAATGGTCTAACCCCAGACACAGTGACATATAATACAATAATCAATGCATATTGTAGGGCTCAGGATATGAACAGTGCCATGAATTTCATGAATAAGATGCTTGTAGCTGGTTGTGAACCAGATATTTTCACATATAATATTTGGATGCATAGCCTCTGCAGGAACCATATGTTGAACCAAGCAGGGAAGCTGCTAGATGAGCTTGTTGCTGTGGATTGTTCTCCAAATTCTGTTACGTACAACACATTAATGGATGGCATTTGCAGTGATGTTCTTGATCGAGCTATGATACTTACTGGCAGGCTTATTAAGATGGCTTTTAAACCAAACACTATCACACTCAACGTTTTCCTTTCTCATTTCTGCAAGCAAGGATTTGGGAATAGAGCCCTCATGTGGGCTGAGAAGCTCAGAGAAGATTCTTTTGTTTTTGATGGTGCTACAAGAAATATAATTGACTGGGCACGAAGGGAAATGGAGGATGACCCCAAGGCTAACAACGAGGACATAGGAAGATGCATGTTTCTTGAGTTCTTAATGTTCATGACATATGAGGCTATGCTCAACAGCAGATCCTCAAAGGCTACACATATGCTTACAGAAAAAGGTTTTGATCCTGCTAGCAGCAGCATGATTAGAATTTTGGATACTGGTTGA